From a single Rutidosis leptorrhynchoides isolate AG116_Rl617_1_P2 chromosome 5, CSIRO_AGI_Rlap_v1, whole genome shotgun sequence genomic region:
- the LOC139847341 gene encoding trihelix transcription factor GT-4-like, translating to MFSPAKPQQHQQQAINFYPSPPPPPPQTTMMMDPQIMIDTTTTTSSEENTTTTKSTAAPPVKKRAETWIKEETRTLINLRHEIDSLFNTSKSNKHLWEQISLKMKEKGFDRSPTMCTDKWRNLLKEFKKAKESNIRNGYNSANNSKMQFYKEVEQVIRDRNKTSKIDSFMQFSDKGVEDTSIAFAPVEGSARGSLNLERQLDQEGHPLAIAAADTMAANGVSPWNWRETPANGDQNNSYGGRVISVKLGDYTRRIGIDGSPDAIKETIKSAFRLRTHRAFWLEDVDNIVRTIDRDMPLGNYTLHVDEGLLIKVCLFEESDHVPVHTEDKIFYTEDDFRDYLSRRGWICLREYNGYRNVDVMDELCPGAIYRGIS from the exons ATGTTTTCACCTGCAAAacctcaacaacatcaacaacaagcTATCAATTTctacccatcaccaccaccaccaccaccacaaaccaccatgaTGATGGACCCCCAAATCATGATtgacaccaccaccactaccagtaGCGAAgaaaacaccaccaccaccaaatcCACCGCAGCACCACCGGTGAAAAAACGAGCAGAAACATGGATTAAAGAAGAAACCCGAACCCTAATCAACCTCCGTCATGAAATCGATTCACTTTTCAACACTTCAAAGTCTAACAAACATTTATGGGAACAAATTTCATTAAAGATGAAAGAAAAAGGGTTTGATAGATCACCCACTATGTGTACAGACAAATGGAGGAATTTATTAAAAGAATTCAAGAAAGCTAAAGAGTCCAATATTCGTAATGGCTATAATTCAGCTAATAATAGTAAGATGCAGTTTTATAAAGAGGTTGAACAAGTTATTAGGGATAGAAATAAGACCTCAAAGATTGATTCTTTTATGCAGTTTTCTGATAAAG GTGTAGAGGACACCAGCATTGCATTTGCACCTGTAGAAG GTAGTGCTAGAGGTTCCCTTAATCTTGAAAGACAGTTGGATCAAGAGGGACATCCTCTTGCCATAGCTGCCGCCGATACAATGGCGGCAAATGGTGTTTCGCCATGGAATTGGCGGGAGACTCCTGCAAATG GTGATCAGAATAACAGTTATGGTGGTAGGGTTATTTCGGTCAAGTTGGGGGATTACACACGACGGATTGGTATTGATGGTTCACCTGATGCCATAAAGGAAACCATCAAGTCGGCTTTTAGGCTGAGGACACATCGAGCGTTTTGGTTGGAAGATGTTGATAACATTGTGCGAACGATTGATAGGGATATGCCTTTAGGAAACTATACTCTTCATGTTGATGAAG GCCTATTAATCAAGGTGTGCTTGTTTGAGGAGTCGGATCACGTACCAGTACACACCGAAGACAAGATATTTTACACAGAAGACGATTTTCGCGACTATTTGTCTCGTCGAGGCTGGATTTGTTTGAGAGAATACAACGGTTATAGAAATGTAGATGTTATGGATGAACTTTGCCCTGGTGCTATTTACCGTGGAATTAGTTAA